From the Priestia koreensis genome, one window contains:
- a CDS encoding type III pantothenate kinase, whose protein sequence is MIFVLDVGNTNTVLGVYKGDELKYHWRIETSRNKTEDEYGMVVKSLLEHVGLTFKDIHGIIISSVVPPIMFALERMCQKYFHIKPLVVGPGIKTGLNIKYENPREVGADRIVNAVAGIHLYGSPLIIVDFGTATTYCYVNEDKQYMGGAIAPGITISTEALYSRAAKLPRIEIARPSHIIGKNTVSAMQAGIVYGYVGQVEGIVSRMKAEAKTEPKVIATGGLATLVAKESNIIDIVDPFLTLKGLQLIYTKNADTI, encoded by the coding sequence ATGATTTTCGTATTAGATGTAGGGAATACAAATACAGTTTTAGGTGTGTATAAAGGGGACGAGCTTAAATACCATTGGCGTATTGAAACGAGTCGCAACAAAACGGAAGATGAATACGGTATGGTAGTCAAATCTCTTCTTGAGCATGTTGGACTCACTTTTAAAGACATTCATGGTATTATTATTTCCTCGGTTGTTCCGCCTATTATGTTTGCATTGGAAAGAATGTGTCAAAAATACTTCCACATCAAACCACTTGTTGTGGGCCCAGGAATTAAAACGGGATTAAATATTAAGTATGAAAATCCACGTGAAGTGGGCGCGGATCGAATTGTAAATGCAGTAGCAGGGATTCATTTATATGGAAGCCCGCTTATTATCGTAGATTTTGGAACGGCAACAACATATTGTTATGTGAACGAAGACAAGCAGTACATGGGAGGCGCTATTGCCCCAGGTATTACAATCTCAACAGAGGCTCTTTATTCTCGTGCTGCGAAATTACCGAGAATTGAAATTGCGCGTCCAAGTCATATTATTGGTAAAAATACGGTTTCAGCCATGCAGGCAGGGATTGTGTATGGATATGTAGGACAAGTTGAAGGAATTGTATCTCGTATGAAAGCAGAAGCTAAAACAGAACCTAAAGTAATTGCGACAGGTGGTTTAGCGACTTTAGTTGCCAAAGAATCGAACATCATTGATATTGTCGATCCTTTCCTGACATTGAAAGGGTTGCAGTTGATTTACACAAAGAATGCAGACACCATCTAA
- the hslO gene encoding Hsp33 family molecular chaperone HslO produces MSDYLVKALAFNNQVRAYAVRTTETVGEAQRRHYTWPTASAALGRSMTAGVMMGAMLKGENKLTIKVEGGGPIGPILVDSNAKGQVRGYVTHPQTHFDLNKFGKLDVARAVGTEGYLTVVKDLGMRENFTGQVPIVSGELGEDFTYYFVSSEQTPSSVGVGVLVNPDNTILASGGFIIQLLPGTDEEVISEIENRLNSVPAISKLIEKGLTPEEILHTLLGEENVKILETMPVEFHCQCSRERIADAIVGLGKQEIQDMIDEDGKAEAQCHFCNELYQFDKEALEELKESAQ; encoded by the coding sequence ATGAGTGATTATTTAGTAAAAGCATTAGCTTTTAATAATCAAGTTCGTGCGTATGCCGTGCGAACAACAGAAACTGTTGGAGAAGCACAACGACGCCATTACACGTGGCCAACAGCATCTGCTGCATTAGGAAGATCAATGACAGCAGGCGTTATGATGGGAGCTATGTTAAAGGGTGAAAATAAATTAACGATTAAAGTTGAAGGTGGAGGTCCAATCGGTCCTATCCTTGTGGATAGCAATGCGAAAGGACAAGTACGAGGGTATGTAACACATCCTCAAACACATTTTGACTTAAATAAATTTGGGAAATTAGATGTGGCACGTGCTGTTGGAACAGAAGGGTATTTAACAGTTGTGAAAGACCTTGGTATGCGTGAAAACTTTACAGGTCAAGTTCCAATTGTCTCTGGTGAACTTGGTGAAGACTTTACGTATTATTTCGTTTCTTCAGAGCAAACGCCTTCTTCTGTTGGGGTTGGGGTATTAGTGAACCCAGACAACACCATCCTTGCATCAGGTGGGTTTATTATTCAGCTTTTACCAGGAACAGATGAAGAGGTTATTTCAGAAATTGAAAACCGTTTAAACTCTGTACCGGCTATTTCAAAGCTTATTGAAAAAGGTCTAACGCCAGAAGAAATTCTTCATACCCTACTAGGCGAAGAAAACGTAAAAATTCTGGAGACAATGCCAGTTGAATTTCATTGCCAATGTTCAAGAGAGCGAATTGCTGATGCGATCGTTGGCTTAGGAAAACAAGAAATTCAAGACATGATTGATGAAGATGGAAAAGCGGAAGCGCAGTGCCATTTCTGTAATGAACTTTATCAATTCGATAAAGAAGCATTAGAAGAATTAAAAGAAAGCGCGCAATAA
- the cysK gene encoding cysteine synthase A: MVRVANSVTELIGQTPIVKLNHIVEEGLADVYLKLEFMNPGSSVKDRIALAMIEAAEEKGALQPGSTLVEPTSGNTGIGLAMVAAAKGYKAILVMPDTMSMERRNLLKAYGAELVLTPGAEGMGGAIRKAEELSKEHGYFMPQQFSNEANPEVHRRTTGKEIVEQMGDQLDAFIAGVGTGGTITGAGQVLKEKYPDIKIYAVEPTDSPVLSGGKPGPHKIQGIGAGFVPSILDTEVYEGIIKIQNEEAFEYARQAARTEGILGGISSGAAIAAALKVAKELGAGKKVLAIIPSNGERYLSTPLYQFDEN; encoded by the coding sequence ATGGTTCGTGTAGCAAACTCAGTAACAGAATTAATTGGTCAAACGCCAATCGTAAAATTAAATCATATCGTTGAAGAGGGTTTAGCAGACGTTTATTTAAAGCTAGAATTTATGAATCCCGGCAGTAGTGTAAAAGATCGTATTGCATTAGCGATGATTGAAGCAGCCGAAGAAAAAGGCGCTTTACAACCAGGATCTACCCTAGTGGAGCCGACAAGTGGTAACACAGGGATTGGTCTTGCGATGGTAGCAGCAGCAAAAGGATATAAAGCTATTCTTGTAATGCCGGATACAATGAGTATGGAGCGTCGTAATCTTTTAAAAGCTTACGGTGCAGAGCTTGTGTTAACTCCTGGAGCTGAGGGTATGGGAGGAGCAATCCGCAAAGCAGAAGAGCTTTCAAAGGAACATGGCTATTTCATGCCTCAACAATTCAGTAATGAAGCGAACCCAGAAGTACACCGCCGTACAACTGGAAAAGAAATCGTTGAGCAGATGGGCGATCAGTTAGATGCCTTTATTGCAGGTGTTGGTACTGGTGGAACGATTACAGGAGCTGGCCAAGTATTAAAAGAAAAATACCCAGACATCAAAATCTATGCTGTAGAACCAACGGATTCACCGGTTCTAAGTGGTGGGAAACCAGGTCCTCATAAAATTCAAGGTATCGGAGCAGGATTCGTTCCATCAATTTTAGATACAGAAGTTTATGAAGGAATTATTAAAATTCAAAATGAAGAAGCATTTGAATACGCTCGTCAAGCTGCACGTACAGAAGGAATTCTAGGTGGTATTTCTTCAGGCGCTGCGATTGCTGCAGCATTAAAAGTAGCAAAAGAGCTAGGAGCAGGGAAAAAAGTCTTGGCGATCATTCCAAGTAACGGTGAGCGTTATTTAAGTACACCTCTTTATCAATTTGATGAAAACTAA
- the trpE gene encoding anthranilate synthase component I, with protein MQQWASWGKKIDLSSNTWFQKYQELSAEETNHILLESGRGGRYSIMGLRPFAILKGSEGQLEIQEQTEKVTKQGNPLQLMKEWMKKYEAPTNPELPSFQSGAIGYLSYDYVRYVEKLPASAKNDLAFPELYFLMFHDVFVYDHHTEELWVMVHDQHKRKEAADDLINEYIKKWTSPVQHHIKYEKIGMVENPLSVSMEEEEFQQAVEKIKQYISQGDVFQVNLSVRQSKPLHTHPMNLYEQLRSVNPSPYMSYMQTEDFHIVSSSPELLIKKQGKELSTRPIAGTRSRGRNAEEDLELANELIQNEKERAEHVMLVDLERNDLGRVSQYGTVEVDEFMVIEKYSHVMHIVSNVKGMVQDNKDFVDVIDAVFPGGTITGAPKIRTMEIIEELEPVRRGLYTGSIGWIGFNGDMELNIVIRTMLVEKGEVHVQAGAGIVIDSNPSHEYKESLKKALALWKAKELSEKELSGGSRE; from the coding sequence ATGCAACAGTGGGCATCTTGGGGTAAGAAGATAGATCTTTCAAGTAATACTTGGTTTCAAAAGTATCAGGAGCTTAGTGCAGAAGAAACGAACCATATTTTATTGGAAAGTGGTCGAGGTGGTCGTTACAGCATTATGGGCCTAAGACCTTTTGCCATTTTAAAGGGCTCAGAAGGTCAGTTAGAGATTCAAGAACAAACGGAAAAAGTGACTAAGCAAGGGAACCCTCTTCAGTTGATGAAGGAGTGGATGAAGAAATATGAAGCACCGACAAACCCGGAACTTCCCTCGTTCCAAAGCGGAGCGATTGGCTACTTAAGCTATGACTATGTTCGATATGTTGAAAAACTACCGGCTAGCGCTAAAAATGATTTAGCATTTCCAGAGCTTTATTTTTTAATGTTTCATGATGTTTTCGTTTATGATCATCACACAGAGGAGTTGTGGGTGATGGTTCACGATCAGCATAAAAGAAAAGAAGCTGCGGATGATCTGATAAATGAATATATAAAAAAGTGGACATCGCCTGTACAACATCATATCAAGTATGAAAAAATAGGAATGGTGGAAAATCCCTTATCTGTTTCAATGGAAGAAGAGGAATTTCAACAAGCAGTTGAAAAAATTAAGCAATATATATCACAAGGAGATGTTTTTCAAGTAAACTTGTCTGTAAGGCAATCTAAGCCGTTGCATACTCATCCCATGAATTTGTATGAGCAACTGCGTTCGGTGAATCCTTCTCCTTATATGTCTTATATGCAAACCGAGGATTTCCATATTGTAAGCTCTTCTCCCGAACTGCTGATTAAAAAGCAGGGCAAGGAACTAAGTACGCGTCCTATTGCAGGTACTCGTTCGAGAGGGAGAAATGCGGAAGAAGATCTCGAGCTTGCTAACGAGCTTATTCAAAACGAGAAAGAACGAGCAGAGCACGTCATGCTAGTGGACCTGGAGCGAAATGATCTAGGTCGCGTCTCTCAGTACGGGACGGTAGAAGTGGATGAGTTTATGGTGATTGAAAAGTATTCACACGTGATGCACATTGTTTCAAATGTAAAGGGAATGGTACAAGATAACAAGGACTTTGTTGACGTTATTGATGCAGTATTTCCCGGGGGAACCATCACAGGAGCCCCTAAAATTAGAACAATGGAAATCATTGAGGAGTTAGAGCCTGTTCGCCGAGGACTGTATACAGGTTCTATTGGCTGGATTGGTTTTAATGGAGATATGGAGCTGAATATTGTTATTCGCACCATGCTAGTTGAGAAAGGAGAGGTTCATGTTCAGGCCGGGGCTGGAATTGTCATCGATTCGAATCCGTCCCATGAATATAAAGAATCTCTAAAGAAAGCACTGGCTTTATGGAAAGCCAAAGAGTTGAGTGAAAAAGAGCTGAGCGGAGGTAGTAGAGAATGA
- the pabA gene encoding aminodeoxychorismate/anthranilate synthase component II produces MILMIDNYDSFTFNLVQYLGELGEDLVVKRNDEITIEEIKELNPDFLMISPGPCSPNEAGISLKAIEEFAGEIPIFGVCLGHQSIGQVFGGNVIRSERLMHGKTSEIHHDGNTVFKGLEQPFVATRYHSLIVEKESLPECLEISAWTEEGEIMGLRHKTLPIEGVQFHPESIMTSFGKEMLQNFIHTYQKK; encoded by the coding sequence ATGATTTTAATGATTGATAATTATGATTCATTTACTTTTAATTTGGTACAGTATTTAGGTGAACTTGGGGAAGACCTTGTGGTAAAACGAAATGATGAAATTACAATTGAAGAAATTAAAGAGTTAAACCCAGATTTTCTGATGATTTCACCAGGCCCATGCAGTCCAAATGAGGCAGGTATAAGCTTGAAAGCAATCGAAGAGTTTGCGGGGGAAATTCCGATCTTTGGAGTTTGTCTAGGGCATCAATCCATTGGACAAGTATTCGGTGGTAATGTAATTCGCTCCGAACGCTTAATGCACGGGAAGACATCTGAAATTCATCATGATGGAAACACAGTCTTCAAGGGATTAGAGCAGCCATTTGTTGCAACGAGATATCACTCACTAATCGTTGAGAAAGAATCGTTACCAGAATGCTTAGAAATATCAGCATGGACAGAAGAAGGAGAGATTATGGGTCTTCGTCATAAAACGCTCCCTATTGAAGGTGTACAATTTCACCCTGAATCCATTATGACGTCGTTCGGAAAAGAAATGCTTCAAAACTTTATTCATACTTACCAAAAGAAGTGA
- the pabC gene encoding aminodeoxychorismate lyase yields the protein MYIYINNRIVEEKEATISPFDHGYTYGLGLFETFRVYDGHPFLFDDHLERLKKGLSTLSIQWDKTREDILGTLKQLMIKNDLRNAYVRLNVSAGPGELGLYTGVYDHPTTIMYIKPLPEPSGFPVKEAQILALRRNTPEGEERLKSHHYLNNVLAKREVGDTPHKEGLFLTNDGYVAEGVVSNVFFVNNKKVYTPALDTGILNGITRQFVLSLLKHLDISVVEGFYTERELLESDEVFVTNSIQEIVSITSIGEEQFQVGEGTLTRHLQQLYRQKTSSLWSRFAL from the coding sequence ATGTATATATATATAAACAACCGCATCGTAGAAGAAAAAGAAGCAACAATCTCCCCGTTTGATCATGGATATACGTATGGGCTTGGATTGTTTGAAACGTTTCGTGTCTATGATGGACACCCCTTTTTATTCGATGATCATCTAGAGAGGTTGAAAAAAGGGTTGTCTACGTTGTCTATTCAATGGGATAAGACAAGGGAAGATATATTGGGTACTTTAAAACAGCTGATGATCAAAAATGATCTAAGGAATGCTTACGTTCGTTTGAATGTTTCGGCGGGGCCTGGAGAGCTGGGGTTATATACTGGTGTTTATGACCACCCAACAACGATTATGTATATAAAACCATTACCAGAGCCTAGTGGTTTTCCAGTCAAAGAAGCACAAATTTTAGCGCTCAGAAGGAATACACCAGAAGGAGAAGAGCGTTTAAAATCCCATCACTACTTAAATAATGTATTAGCCAAACGAGAAGTAGGAGATACACCACATAAAGAAGGGCTCTTTCTAACAAATGATGGATATGTTGCAGAGGGTGTAGTGTCCAACGTGTTTTTTGTGAACAATAAGAAGGTGTACACGCCTGCTTTGGATACAGGTATCTTAAACGGCATTACACGACAGTTTGTTTTATCACTGTTGAAGCATTTAGACATTTCGGTAGTAGAAGGGTTTTATACAGAGAGGGAGCTTTTAGAGAGTGATGAAGTGTTTGTCACCAATTCCATTCAGGAGATTGTGTCTATTACCTCTATTGGCGAGGAACAGTTTCAGGTAGGAGAAGGGACGTTAACGCGTCATTTGCAACAGCTCTATCGTCAAAAGACCTCTTCTTTATGGAGTCGATTTGCTTTATAG
- the folP gene encoding dihydropteroate synthase: MVSNTLVPSSLISCGDYTLNHKEKTLIMGILNMTPDSFSDGGKYNQLEVAVKRAQQLVEDGADIIDIGGESTRPGYTKISDEEEIARVTPVIASIRDNVQAPISIDTYKSEVARSAVEAGAHIINDIWGAKADPKIAEVAASYNVPIVLMHNRDKSSYNDLIPDMIKDLNESIEIAKRAGVKDEQIILDPGIGFAKGFQQNLEVMRNLHRFKVWGYPVLLGTSRKSMIGRVLDLPPEERAEGTAATVALGIEQGIEIMRVHDVLEISRFAKMMDVLVGKGDVNNR; encoded by the coding sequence ATGGTTTCAAATACTTTAGTGCCTTCTTCACTCATTTCGTGTGGAGATTACACATTAAATCACAAAGAAAAAACCCTTATTATGGGTATTCTAAATATGACACCTGACTCATTTTCAGATGGTGGAAAATACAATCAGTTGGAAGTGGCAGTTAAGCGAGCTCAACAGCTTGTCGAGGATGGCGCAGATATTATTGATATAGGCGGAGAATCTACGCGCCCCGGATATACAAAGATTTCGGATGAAGAGGAAATTGCCCGTGTGACGCCTGTTATTGCTTCAATTCGAGACAATGTACAAGCGCCTATTTCAATTGATACGTACAAATCGGAAGTAGCGAGATCTGCTGTTGAAGCGGGTGCTCATATTATTAATGACATTTGGGGTGCGAAGGCTGATCCTAAAATTGCTGAAGTAGCCGCCTCTTATAACGTCCCGATCGTTCTCATGCATAACCGAGATAAGTCGAGCTATAACGATCTTATACCAGATATGATCAAAGACTTAAATGAAAGTATTGAAATCGCTAAGCGCGCAGGCGTAAAAGATGAGCAGATTATTTTGGATCCTGGCATCGGCTTTGCCAAAGGGTTTCAACAAAACCTAGAAGTAATGCGTAATCTACACCGCTTTAAGGTGTGGGGATATCCTGTTCTTTTAGGAACTTCTAGAAAATCAATGATTGGTCGCGTGTTGGATTTACCTCCTGAGGAACGAGCAGAAGGGACCGCTGCGACTGTAGCTTTAGGTATTGAACAGGGAATTGAAATAATGCGGGTACATGATGTATTAGAAATCTCTCGTTTTGCTAAAATGATGGATGTACTAGTTGGTAAAGGGGATGTCAACAATCGATAA
- the folB gene encoding dihydroneopterin aldolase codes for MDKIFVNQMQFYGYHGVLPEENKLGQRFNVDLMVELDLEEAGKNDNFQHTVSYADLYAVCRDVVENKRFKLVEAIAEEIAAQILVEYELIQVCTVKVYKPDPPIQGYYNSVAVEIKRSR; via the coding sequence ATCGATAAGATTTTTGTCAACCAGATGCAGTTTTATGGTTACCATGGTGTTTTACCAGAAGAAAATAAATTAGGTCAACGATTTAACGTTGACCTAATGGTAGAACTGGATTTGGAAGAGGCCGGAAAGAACGATAATTTTCAGCATACGGTCAGCTATGCAGATTTATATGCTGTTTGTAGAGATGTAGTAGAAAACAAGCGTTTTAAGCTTGTAGAAGCAATTGCTGAGGAAATTGCTGCTCAAATCTTAGTAGAATACGAATTGATTCAGGTATGCACTGTAAAAGTATACAAGCCTGATCCACCGATTCAAGGCTATTACAATTCAGTAGCTGTTGAAATCAAGAGGAGCAGATAG
- the folK gene encoding 2-amino-4-hydroxy-6-hydroxymethyldihydropteridine diphosphokinase: MKNKAYIALGSNIGNRASFLSEAIEGLRANPHITVEQVSSIYETAPVGYTEQASFLNMVVRIKTDLNAHDLLDILQDLEQKGGRKREIHWGPRTLDLDILLYNQENIVSERLILPHPRMWERGFVMIPLAEIDSSLLVPSTNEPISAYIDKLEGREGVRVWKQKNGEDEFELFEN, encoded by the coding sequence ATGAAAAATAAAGCATATATCGCCCTTGGTTCAAATATAGGAAACCGAGCTAGTTTTTTGTCTGAGGCAATTGAAGGTCTTCGGGCGAATCCGCATATCACAGTGGAACAAGTTTCTTCTATTTATGAGACAGCACCTGTTGGTTACACTGAGCAGGCTTCTTTTTTAAATATGGTGGTGAGAATAAAGACGGACTTGAATGCTCATGACTTATTGGATATCTTACAAGACCTTGAACAAAAGGGTGGAAGAAAGAGAGAGATACACTGGGGGCCTAGGACGCTAGACCTTGACATTTTGCTGTATAACCAAGAAAATATTGTATCAGAACGTCTCATTCTTCCACACCCTCGAATGTGGGAACGAGGTTTTGTTATGATTCCATTAGCAGAGATTGATTCTTCGCTCCTTGTACCATCAACGAACGAACCAATCTCTGCCTATATAGATAAATTAGAAGGTAGAGAAGGAGTAAGAGTATGGAAACAGAAAAATGGGGAAGACGAATTCGAGCTTTTCGAAAACTAA
- a CDS encoding helix-turn-helix domain-containing protein, with protein sequence METEKWGRRIRAFRKLKGYTQESFAETLGVSVSIVGEIERGNRMPSAEFLDEAVNVLGITKDELIPEK encoded by the coding sequence ATGGAAACAGAAAAATGGGGAAGACGAATTCGAGCTTTTCGAAAACTAAAAGGATATACGCAAGAAAGTTTTGCGGAAACTTTAGGAGTTTCTGTTTCTATTGTAGGTGAAATTGAAAGAGGTAACCGTATGCCATCTGCTGAATTTTTAGATGAAGCGGTTAATGTTCTAGGGATTACGAAAGATGAGTTAATTCCTGAAAAGTAA